From Fulvivirga lutea:
CCACACAACATGGCATTTTAGAAAATCATAAAAATTAATTGTTAATACATACAAGAGAATTACAGCGCATTAAGTGTTGTGCTAAAAAATGAATGTTGATGAAAGAACTATTTGAAATTATAAGTCAACCCTGGCCGTGGTATGTAGCGGGCTTTATCATTGCCCTGGTGATGTTTACGCTACTTTATTTAGGTAATACGTTTGGCATATCCTCTAATCTGAGAACGGTATGTTCCATTTTTGGTGCGGGAAAAAATTGCGAATTTTTTGATTTTAACTGGAGGGCTCAAACTTGGAACCTGATTTTTGCTGGTGGAATGATGATCGGAGGCTTCATAGCGGCACAATGGCTCACTCCCGATTCGAGTGTTCAGATTTCAGATGAGACCATTGCTGAATTGCAATCTTTAGGAATTGAAAATCCGGGAGAGAATATCGTTCCTGAGCAACTCTTTTCCTGGGAATCCCTTTTAACCCTAAAAGGATTTGTAATGCTTATTGTTGGCGGATTCTTGGTGGGTTTTGGTACTCGCTATGCAGGGGGTTGTACTTCGGGGCATGCCATTAGTGGGTTGAGTGATTTGCAACTACCCTCTCTAATAGCAGTTATTGGCTTTTTTATAGGTGGCCTTTTTATTACTTATCTTGTTTTACCACTCTTATTAACTCTTTAGGAAAATGAAATTTTTTAGATATTTATTAATCGGAATTGTATTCGGTATCACGCTTACCAAAGCAGAAATTATTTCGTGGTACAGGATTTATGAGATGTTCCGCTTTCAGTCTTTTCACATGTATGGAGTAATAGGTACAGCCGTGGTGTTGGGAGTTATTGCTACGCAAATCATTAAACGCACTAATATGAAGTCGGCTGATGGCTCTCGAATTATTATTGCACCAAAAGCTAAAAGCGTTTCCAGATACCTATTTGGCGGTATTATATTTGGATTAGGCTGGGCATTAACCGGTGCTTGTCCGGGGCCGTTATTTATTCTAGTTGGTAATGGAGTAAGCGTTGTATTGGTGGTAATTGCCTCAGCATTGCTTGGAACTTACACCTATGGGTTGGTGAAGGATAAGCTGCCGCATTAATTATTAGTGCAAGATCAAAGGAGTGTTCCTTAAAACAGCATGGTTCTTGATTTAATGGCTAATTATCTGACGCCCTGCAAGTATTTTTAATATACTGATCTTCCAAAATGTATGTCTTAACATAATCCAATGAAACTCTGCTGGTGGTAAGCCTGCAATCGAAACTTATTAAATCTCCATCTTTCACCATATTAAAATCAGCTTCTGGTGCAGTAGCCTTATCACAAGAAATAGGCCGGGAGAAATCTTCGAGGCGATTACTTGCAATCCGATTAATGTTACTTTCAATTTTTGCCAGTTTATTTCTATCTTGAATTAATTGAGATAACTCATCAGTTGTTACCATTTCCAAATCTCTTCCGATAACCTTCCCTGTTCGTGCTATCACTGAACCTTCCAGCACGAATTCATTCCTGAAAAATGTATGAACCGTTGCAACTTTAATAAAGTTGTCATCTTCCTTAAAATCTAGTTTTTGATATGCTTCTTTGATATTACCGTTAGTGTAAATGAATGAATCAACAGGTAATTCTCGTTTATCATACCAAATTTCATGCTTTTGGTATTCATAGCCTTCGAATTTACTTCCTCTTTCAGCTTCTTCCGTTATGCACCGCGCGTACATTATAACCTCAGTGGCAGCATAATGATACCCATTCTGCTCCCTAAAAAAAGGTATTTTATATGGGTCTTTTAATTCCCATTTACCTTGATACTTATAACAAGGAAAGTTGCAGTCTTCTGGCAGATTATTAAGATTAACATACGGTTTTACATAAGATGTTTCAAAGCTCCAGCGAAGCATATCATATTTGGATATTGAAGATTCAACTATATTCTCGTTATTAAAAAACAAGAGGTAAGCCGAAACAGACCCAACGATTAATCCCACAATCAAAAACATAATTCTTTTCTTGGGTGAGGCAAGTGCTTGCTTTGGGTTTACACCCACTTTTTTCAATCGATTTTCTAATTCCAGAAGAGTTAAAATTCTTTCTGCATTTTTATTGGCTCTTTGGTATTCGCCTTCAGTTGCATGCTGATTAATTAGTCTGGAAAACTGTGCATCGCTATAGCCAAGCTCTCGGGCTACTTCAGAATTAGGAGCTTTAGGAAACTTCTTATTTTCCTCATCAAATTTGCCAAACAGCAGCTCTAATTTGGAAACTAAATCTTTATACAGGTCGGTCAATTAGTTTTCTATTAATAATCTTTCTTAAAATTCGATAAAAATCGTTGAAAGTACATTTTTTTAGCATAAAACATTTTAATTGGCTGCTGATTGCAAACGTTTTAAATAAACTTATCTACATATGAAGTGGTTAATTAGTTCTTACAAAACCTACTTGTCGCTGCTTACGGCAATTACAATTTTAACTTATTCGTCATGTAAAGACGATGATGATCCAACTGTAGCGGGGCCATCAGTTCCGGTACTAACTGCTCCTGTTAATGAAGCAGTAGACCAATCTTTAACACCAACACTTTCGTGGCAGGCATCAGAGTCAGTTGCTGGTATAAAAGAATATGCCGTCTTCTTCGGAACGAGTGAAGACCCTACAGATTTACTGGCAACGGTAACAACAACAGAAGTAACATTATCTACTGCTCTTGCTTTTACAACCAAGTATTACTGGAAGGTTCAGGTAAAAGATCTGAACGATCAAATAGCTACGAGTGAGATATTTTCATTTACAACAAAAGCAGACACAGGTTTTGAAATACCTGATGTGGAATTTGGAAAAGCGCTAGAAGCACAAGGTTATGCTACGGCTAATGGTGACACATATGTTTTAAATGAAACAGCTGCAGCTACCGTAAAGAATTTGGATTTAGGAGGTAGTAGCTCAGCACCGCTTGATATTAAAAATATTGATGGTATTCAATTCTTCACTTCTTTGGTAGAATTGGATATTGATTATACAAGCATTTCAGACTTGGATTTGTCGGACAACCCTACCTTGGATACACTTCAATATACTAACTCTTCAGATAATCAGGCAAATTTCTTGACCAATCTGGTACTGCCTTCAGGTATGAAGAGAATTAGAATTTTCAGACACAACCTGGCAGAGTTTGATGCAACACAATTTGCTGAGCTGACCTATTTAAGATTAGACGGTGATGATATTCCAAATGCAGAAGTAGATGGGGTAACAAATGTTCTAACCACACTTACTGTTGATGAAACGATAAATACAGTACTTGTTCATTTAGATATGGGAGGCAATCTTGATGCTGATGGTGAACCAATTACCTACGAAGTAAGCCAGGCATTATTTGCACAACTAACGAGTGACGGCACAGGCAATAAAGATGGTGTTGTTGGAGCCTTTGAAGGTGAGGCAGGTTACGAATTGCCTGATGCAGAATTTGGTAAAGCGCTAATGGCTCAAGGATTAGCTACTGAAGATGGAGGTTCTTACTTTTTGGATGAAGATGCAGCAGCTACAATTACATTCTTAGACTTGGGTGGCAGTAGTGGAACACCACTTAACATACAAGATATTGATGGAATTCAATTCTTTACTTCGTTGGTTAATTTAGATATTGATTACACGAGTATTAGTGATTTAGACTTGTCAGCAGTTACAACTTTAGATACACTGCAGTATACTAATTCCTCTGATAATCAGGCGAATTTCTTAACTAATTTAACGCTTCCTGCCGGAATGAAAAGAATTAGAATCTTTAGACATAACTTATCAGATTTTGATGCTACAGATTTTCCTGAATTAACCTATTTGCGTCTTGATGGCGATGGCATAGCAAATGCAGAAGTAGGTGGTGTAACGAATGTATTGTCTACATTAACAGTAGATGAAAGTATAAATACCGCCCTGGTTCATTTAGATATGGGCGGCAATTTAGATGGTTCTGGTGATCCTATTACCTATGAAGTAAGCCAGGCACTTTTTGACCAGCTAACGAGCGATGCAACAGGAAATAAAGACGGAGTGGCCGCTGCGGCACCACCTGAAACGTTCTCAGTTGTAAGCGTTAATCCGGCTGATGCCACGGCAGATGTGGCAACATCCACACAAATTATTATCACATTTTCAAGCGATATAAATGAAGCCAGTTTAGTATACACTCTCAAAGAAGGCTCAACGGATGTACCACATACCTCGGATGTTACAGGTGCCGTGTTAACATTGACACCTAATACAAATTTATCTAATTCGGCAGTGCACACACTGGAAATTACTTCAGCCGAAGGTACTAATGGTGCAGGCATTGAAAATACGTTTAGCTCTACATTCACAACAATTGCCCCAGGAGCTGTGGCCGTGGTGAGCGTAGAAATCTCTTCAGATCTATTAACAACGGGTGTAACTGCCACCGAAATAGATAGGGCAGGAGAGATAATCGTAACTTTTGATACAAGCGTAGAAACCAGGTTTGATGAAAATAGCTACACATTAACTTCCGGTGGAAGCACTGTAGGCTCAAGCTTTGTGGCAACAGGCAGCATGGTTA
This genomic window contains:
- a CDS encoding Ig-like domain-containing protein, translating into MKWLISSYKTYLSLLTAITILTYSSCKDDDDPTVAGPSVPVLTAPVNEAVDQSLTPTLSWQASESVAGIKEYAVFFGTSEDPTDLLATVTTTEVTLSTALAFTTKYYWKVQVKDLNDQIATSEIFSFTTKADTGFEIPDVEFGKALEAQGYATANGDTYVLNETAAATVKNLDLGGSSSAPLDIKNIDGIQFFTSLVELDIDYTSISDLDLSDNPTLDTLQYTNSSDNQANFLTNLVLPSGMKRIRIFRHNLAEFDATQFAELTYLRLDGDDIPNAEVDGVTNVLTTLTVDETINTVLVHLDMGGNLDADGEPITYEVSQALFAQLTSDGTGNKDGVVGAFEGEAGYELPDAEFGKALMAQGLATEDGGSYFLDEDAAATITFLDLGGSSGTPLNIQDIDGIQFFTSLVNLDIDYTSISDLDLSAVTTLDTLQYTNSSDNQANFLTNLTLPAGMKRIRIFRHNLSDFDATDFPELTYLRLDGDGIANAEVGGVTNVLSTLTVDESINTALVHLDMGGNLDGSGDPITYEVSQALFDQLTSDATGNKDGVAAAAPPETFSVVSVNPADATADVATSTQIIITFSSDINEASLVYTLKEGSTDVPHTSDVTGAVLTLTPNTNLSNSAVHTLEITSAEGTNGAGIENTFSSTFTTIAPGAVAVVSVEISSDLLTTGVTATEIDRAGEIIVTFDTSVETRFDENSYTLTSGGSTVGSSFVATGSMVTITPDANFDGETDYTLTLLSANPIADNDGSLPSDLVYDFTTAFYIGEGTGGSPYEISTAEELDEVRNNLSASFILMSDVNLSGFNAGFWDPIMLFTGSFNGNGNEISNLQIDLNTTDMVGLFGSTQGAEISDLGVSLGSGGVVGQEMVGSLIGSMDGGTVIDCYATGSGTVSSINAAGAAGIGGLIGEVVSSATITRSYSTVDVNGGADGDRVGGLIGYTTDDADAIIITECFASGNVTGIDDVGGLIGQATDGTISDCYAIGNVTGSNEVGGLIGDMKSAATNDVSNCYSGGTITSAGEGGFILGEASTGPSFSNLYYDNSLSHSIVADGNDGTPVGIDFGTDGDNAASFTGFSGSVWSFGTSGISGSNGPVLQWEL
- a CDS encoding DUF6691 family protein; translation: MKFFRYLLIGIVFGITLTKAEIISWYRIYEMFRFQSFHMYGVIGTAVVLGVIATQIIKRTNMKSADGSRIIIAPKAKSVSRYLFGGIIFGLGWALTGACPGPLFILVGNGVSVVLVVIASALLGTYTYGLVKDKLPH
- a CDS encoding YeeE/YedE family protein, which translates into the protein MKELFEIISQPWPWYVAGFIIALVMFTLLYLGNTFGISSNLRTVCSIFGAGKNCEFFDFNWRAQTWNLIFAGGMMIGGFIAAQWLTPDSSVQISDETIAELQSLGIENPGENIVPEQLFSWESLLTLKGFVMLIVGGFLVGFGTRYAGGCTSGHAISGLSDLQLPSLIAVIGFFIGGLFITYLVLPLLLTL